A region from the Leptospira ellinghausenii genome encodes:
- a CDS encoding TAT-variant-translocated molybdopterin oxidoreductase, whose amino-acid sequence MKDDSFQKEKKSLWQSYELRGTSREKELQKQEFYKSPDPLIAKIKKGDFDRKTFLKFMGASVVMTTVGCIQKPAEKIVPYVNLTIKNPDNNEVEQYDFVKHGHSYHYASVCGGCSVGCGVLVKAKDGRPLKLEGNPSHPISEGALCASGQASIFDLYDADRAKEPQQIVNGSAKSSDWFVLDKDVKEKLAANKGKTVVVTKPLTSPATKEFVSEFLRSVGGGKHLEVAFASSDDAITIAQEKSYGKAVLPNYHFDKAKVILSIDSDFLNQVNYHNDFSKRRDLQKNSKSFNSFIAAETHPSMTGSNADQRVPLKPGDQRKFALVIAKALSDLGVGGATGVSGINVDTTASELGISKEVVVRTAKALASAKGESLVVAGGSNTLTEDAVDLQIAVNMLNSMLGNDGKTIDAGNPLKEGKSNYAENLKSLAKDLKERKAGVVILFGVNPVYEAPNGDEWKKLLHEAAQVVQVSDRVDETALASNWLAPVSHFLESWGDNESVAGIVSVQQPTIRPLFQSKAFEDMLIGWAGGKLLGSESLYEYLKTKYSKKTNWEDLLRKGVLVSGNPKADKGGRSFRGTIAPLSPSKSGLTVSIYESTALGTGERANNSQLQELPDPVSKVTWDNYVAISPQYSRSSGIKLNDVVTVTVNGKSFELPALVQPGLHPEAVGIALGYGRTNVGEIGNGVGKNASILATEVNGSFVYSGLSITLSPTGKKYKLATTQDHHMMSPGVMMGVEWKERPLIISAKLQDYTKNPSAGIPEPEIPKILVDGKLQRAQGANAPSDQPGSQFAYPGYKWGMAVDLTSCSGCGACVVACNIENNVPMVGRDEVRMGREMHWLRIDRYYIGDPEKPESLEIAHQPLMCQHCDNAPCETVCPVAATVHSSEGTNDMVYNRCVGTRYCSNNCPYKVRRFNWLEHWNEHSLLGEATPTFKARPPRNLGLNPDVTVRSRGVMEKCNFCASRVAEKKIAAKNEGRTLKDGEVKAACEQTCASGAIVFGNVNDPESKVAKLLKDPRSYKLLEYLNIGPAVSYLTRVRNEV is encoded by the coding sequence ATGAAAGACGATAGTTTCCAAAAAGAAAAAAAGTCACTTTGGCAGTCTTATGAACTTCGCGGTACTTCTCGCGAAAAAGAACTCCAAAAACAAGAGTTCTACAAATCACCAGATCCTTTGATTGCTAAAATCAAAAAAGGTGACTTTGATAGAAAAACATTCCTGAAGTTTATGGGTGCATCAGTTGTGATGACAACTGTAGGTTGTATCCAAAAACCTGCTGAAAAAATTGTTCCTTATGTGAACCTCACGATTAAAAATCCAGACAACAACGAAGTAGAACAATATGACTTCGTAAAACATGGACATTCTTACCACTATGCTTCGGTTTGTGGTGGTTGTTCTGTAGGTTGTGGGGTACTTGTAAAAGCAAAAGATGGTCGTCCTTTAAAACTCGAAGGAAACCCAAGCCATCCAATTTCAGAAGGTGCTTTATGTGCTTCTGGACAAGCTTCTATTTTTGATCTTTATGATGCAGACAGAGCAAAAGAACCACAACAAATTGTGAATGGTTCTGCTAAGTCTAGCGATTGGTTTGTTCTAGATAAAGACGTAAAAGAAAAACTCGCGGCAAACAAAGGTAAGACGGTTGTGGTAACAAAACCACTCACTTCTCCTGCCACAAAAGAATTTGTTTCTGAGTTTTTACGTTCTGTTGGCGGTGGAAAACACTTAGAAGTAGCGTTTGCTTCTTCTGATGATGCCATTACAATCGCTCAAGAAAAATCATATGGAAAGGCAGTTCTTCCAAACTACCACTTTGACAAAGCAAAAGTAATCCTTTCGATTGATAGTGACTTCTTAAACCAAGTCAACTACCACAATGACTTTTCCAAACGAAGAGACTTACAAAAAAATTCTAAGTCATTCAATTCCTTTATCGCTGCAGAAACTCATCCTTCGATGACAGGTTCGAATGCGGACCAAAGAGTTCCATTAAAGCCTGGTGACCAAAGAAAGTTCGCTCTTGTGATTGCAAAGGCACTTTCTGATTTGGGAGTGGGTGGCGCAACTGGTGTGTCTGGAATCAATGTAGACACTACTGCTTCTGAGTTAGGAATTTCCAAAGAAGTTGTGGTTCGCACAGCAAAAGCACTCGCTTCTGCAAAAGGTGAATCCCTTGTGGTGGCTGGTGGTTCGAACACGTTAACCGAAGATGCAGTGGATTTACAAATCGCTGTGAACATGTTGAACAGCATGCTCGGTAACGATGGCAAAACCATCGATGCTGGAAATCCTTTGAAAGAAGGAAAGTCAAACTACGCTGAAAACTTAAAATCTCTCGCAAAAGACTTAAAAGAAAGAAAGGCCGGTGTGGTCATTCTTTTTGGTGTGAACCCAGTTTACGAGGCACCAAATGGAGATGAGTGGAAAAAACTCCTTCATGAAGCCGCACAAGTGGTACAAGTTTCTGACCGTGTGGATGAAACAGCCCTTGCATCGAACTGGCTTGCTCCCGTATCACACTTCCTTGAGTCTTGGGGTGATAACGAATCCGTAGCAGGTATTGTATCGGTACAACAACCAACCATCCGACCGCTTTTCCAATCCAAAGCATTTGAAGATATGCTCATTGGTTGGGCAGGTGGAAAGTTACTTGGATCCGAGTCTCTCTACGAATACCTCAAAACGAAATATTCTAAAAAAACCAACTGGGAAGACTTACTCAGAAAAGGTGTCCTCGTATCTGGAAATCCAAAAGCAGACAAGGGTGGTCGTTCTTTTAGAGGAACCATTGCACCTCTTTCGCCTTCCAAGTCTGGTTTAACTGTGTCTATCTACGAAAGCACAGCTCTCGGAACTGGAGAAAGAGCAAACAACTCCCAACTACAAGAACTTCCAGACCCAGTATCCAAAGTGACTTGGGACAATTATGTTGCGATCAGCCCACAATACTCTCGTTCGTCGGGAATTAAACTCAATGACGTAGTGACTGTGACTGTAAATGGAAAGTCCTTCGAACTTCCAGCTCTTGTCCAACCAGGTCTTCACCCAGAAGCAGTGGGAATTGCTCTTGGTTACGGAAGAACAAACGTGGGTGAGATCGGAAACGGTGTTGGTAAAAATGCAAGTATCCTTGCCACAGAAGTAAACGGATCTTTTGTTTACTCTGGTTTATCCATCACACTTTCCCCAACAGGTAAAAAATACAAACTCGCTACCACTCAGGACCACCATATGATGAGCCCTGGTGTGATGATGGGTGTGGAATGGAAAGAGAGACCTCTTATCATCTCCGCAAAACTACAAGACTATACTAAAAATCCAAGTGCAGGAATCCCTGAGCCTGAGATCCCAAAAATCTTAGTGGATGGGAAACTACAAAGAGCACAAGGAGCAAACGCTCCGTCCGACCAACCGGGAAGCCAATTTGCATACCCAGGATACAAATGGGGTATGGCAGTTGATTTAACTTCCTGTTCTGGTTGTGGTGCTTGTGTGGTTGCATGTAACATTGAAAACAACGTGCCTATGGTAGGACGTGATGAAGTGCGTATGGGTCGTGAGATGCATTGGCTTCGGATTGACCGTTACTACATCGGTGATCCTGAAAAACCAGAATCACTCGAAATTGCACACCAACCACTGATGTGCCAACATTGTGATAACGCTCCTTGTGAGACAGTTTGTCCAGTGGCTGCAACCGTTCACAGTTCGGAAGGAACCAACGATATGGTTTACAACCGCTGTGTGGGAACTCGTTACTGCTCGAACAACTGCCCTTACAAAGTGCGTCGTTTTAACTGGTTAGAACATTGGAATGAACACAGCTTACTCGGTGAGGCAACTCCTACCTTTAAGGCTCGCCCTCCAAGAAACTTGGGCTTAAACCCAGATGTAACCGTTCGTTCTCGCGGGGTCATGGAAAAATGTAATTTCTGTGCGTCTCGAGTCGCTGAGAAAAAAATCGCAGCGAAAAACGAAGGACGAACTCTGAAAGATGGGGAAGTGAAAGCCGCTTGTGAACAAACATGTGCCTCTGGTGCCATTGTGTTCGGAAACGTAAATGATCCTGAATCAAAAGTAGCGAAGCTCTTGAAAGACCCTAGGTCTTACAAACTTCTGGAATACCTAAACATCGGACCTGCCGTCAGTTATTTGACCCGAGTTCGAAACGAAGTTTAA